One genomic window of Cygnus olor isolate bCygOlo1 chromosome 3, bCygOlo1.pri.v2, whole genome shotgun sequence includes the following:
- the GPCPD1 gene encoding glycerophosphocholine phosphodiesterase GPCPD1 isoform X3: MTIDDGYFGIHNGIETVDAGWLTCQTEIRLRLHYSEKPPVVITKKKFKTSRFRVKLTLEGLEKDEDDEEGQEKTSPTVPQKMANTVEFSLITNNEYKCRHSQPDCGYALQPDRWIEYTIQTMEPDNLELIFDFFEEDLGEKVLQDDELPGHVGSACLLSSTIAEFGKSAGILTLAIMGRNPRKTIGKVRVDYIIIKPIQGYTCDMKASYAKYWKPRTTLDVGHRGAGNSTTTAKLAKVQENTIASLRNAASHGAAYVEFDVHLSKDHVPIVYHDLTCCMAMKKKLDTEPLELFEIAVKELTFDQLQLLKLAHVTALKVKDHNASFKEEENSAYETQPFPSLQRVLESVSEDVGFNIEIKWICQQRDGQWDGNLSTYFDMNLFLDIILKTILMNAGRRRIVFSSFNADICTMVRHKQNKYPVLFLTQGESKLYPELMDLRSRTTPIAITFAQFENLLGVNVHSEDLLRNPSFIKRAKSKGLVIFSWGDDANDPDNRKKLREYGVHGLIYDRIYDSNPEQPNIFQVEQLERLKKELPELKSCVCPTVSHFKSISPCKCHHSCLEEKTVDNLQSVQMQKD; encoded by the exons atgaccATTGACGATGGATACTTTGGAATCCATA ATGGTATTGAAACTGTGGATGCTGGGTGGCTGACCTGTCAAACAGAAATCAGATTGCGTCTGCATTATTCTGAGAAACCCCCTGTAGTgataacaaagaagaaatttaaaacatcaAGGTTTAG AGTAAAATTGACTCTAGAAGGCCTGGAGAAAGATGAGGATGATGAAGAGGGCCAAGAAAAAACATCCCCTACAGTTCCTCAGAAAATGGCAAACACTGTGGAGTTCTCCTTAATAACCAACAATGAATATAAATGCCGACACTCTCAACCAGACTGTGGTTATGCTTTGCAGCCCGATCGATGGATAGAATACACTATACAAACCATGGAGCCTGATAACTTGGAATTAATCTTTGATTTTTTCGAG gaAGATTTAGGTGAGAAAGTACTGCAAGATGATGAGCTTCCAGGTCATGTAGGTTCTGCCTGCCTCCTGTCATCCACAATTGCAGAATTTGGAAAGAGTGCTGGAATTCTTACACTTGCTATCATGGGCAGAAATCCGAGGAAGACAATTGGAAAAGTTCGAG TGGACTACATAATTATTAAGCCAATCCAGGGATACACTTGCGATATGAAGGCCTCATATGCAAAATACTGGAAACCAAGAACAACTCTAGATGTTGGACACAGGGGAGCAGGAAATTCTACAACAACAGCTAA ACTTGCTAAAGTTCAAGAGAACACTATCGCTTCTCTGAGGAATGCTGCAAGTCAT ggAGCAGCATATGTGGAATTCGATGTACACCTTTCTAAAGATCATGTGCCTATTGTCTACCATGATCTCACATGTTGCATGGCAATGAAAAAG aaaCTGGATACAGAGCCTTTGGAGTTGTTTGAGATTGCAGTCAAAGAGCTCACATTTGACCAACTGCAGTTATTGAAG TTGGCTCATGTGACTGCCCTGAAAGTTAAAGATCACAATG catcttttaaagaagaagaaaattctgcttATGAGACCCAGCcgtttccttctctgcagaga GTCCTGGAGTCAGTTTCTGAAGATGTTGGCTTcaacatagaaataaaatggatatGCCAACAAAGG gaTGGACAGTGGGATGGCAACTTGTCAACTTACTTTGATATGAACCTCTTTCTAGATATTATTCTAAAAACGATTCTGATGAATgctggaagaagaagaattgttttttcttcttttaatgcagATATTTGTACAAT GGTCCGGCATAAGCAAAACAAGTATCCTGTGTTATTTCTCACCCAAGGAGAATCTAAGCTCTATCCAGAACTTATGGATCTCAGATCTCGTACAACTCCAATTGCCATTACTTTTGCACAGTTTGAAAACTTGCTG GGAGTTAATGTGCATTCTGAAGACCTGCTGAGGAATCCATCATTCATTAAAAGAGCCAAATCTAAAGGCTTAGTTATTTTCTCGTGGGGAGATGATGCAAATGACCCAGATAACAGGAAGAAGTTGAGAGAATATGGTGTTCATGGGCTAATATATGACAG GATATATGACTCAAATCCCGAACAACCAAATATATTCCAAGTAGAGCAACTGGAACGTCTAAAGAAGGAATTACCAGAGctgaaaagctgtgtgtgtCCCACAGTTAGCCacttcaaatccatatctccATGTAAATGTCATCATAGTTGTCTGGAAGAGAAAACTGTAGATAACTTGCAGAGTGTTCAAATGCAAAAGGACTGA